The Equus quagga isolate Etosha38 chromosome 2, UCLA_HA_Equagga_1.0, whole genome shotgun sequence genome has a window encoding:
- the LOC124235138 gene encoding C2 calcium-dependent domain-containing protein 4A-like, producing the protein MVQRPIWPPDPSVQEPRIQETIAQAKRLVAWRIVRPKLATNILNHRLRPGKGDRRLTSSSRGSPGSGTCRMMWCLERLCWGPERLLRGGHGFLQGRARRGRTVTPAACANVLTPDRIPEFCIPPRLAPCPALAALRDSWGQEEGTDDSAGRTDWDPRSQAALSLPHLPRARTAYGFCALLESPHTRRKESLFLGAPRATALRPRARTLGGGDTHLVPRAGAPATTPAAPGGARPPRDALAPRPRGRCLLRAPEGLLRRALRARRRGGLARARSVSSGDGDEDEERAAGSFVLQPPGPTRPQRGAVVRRSRQAAFEQDLCLDGLSEDEVRRLAVRVKAERKGRGLERGRRLGQGELLLGPLLLL; encoded by the exons ATGGTGCAGAGACCCATCTGGCCGCCGGACCCCAG CGTGCAAGAACCAAGGATTCAGGAAACGATTGCCCAAGCAAAGCGCCTCGTGGCATGGAGGATTGTGCGACCAAAGTTAGCGACCAACATTTTGAATCACCGCCTTAGACCAGGGAAGGGGGATCGAAG GCTGACCAGCTCCAGCAGAGGATCGCCCGGATCCGGCACTTGCCGCATGATGTGGTGCCTGGAGCGGCTCTGTTGGGGTCCCGAGCGCCTCCTGCGGGGCGGGCATGGGTTTCTCCAGGGTCGGGCCCGCCGAGGCAGGACTGTCACACCCGCCGCGTGCGCAAACGTGCTCACTCCGGACCGCATCCCCGAGTTCTGCATCCCCCCGCGACTCGCGCCCTGCCCGGCCCTGGCTGCACTCCGGGACTCCTGGGGTCAAGAAGAAGGGACAGACGACAGCGCCGGGCGCACGGACTGGGACCCGCGCTCGCAGGCCGCGCTCTCGCTGCCGCACCTACCCCGCGCGCGCACCGCTTACGGCTTCTGCGCGCTGCTCGAGAGCCCGCACACCCGCCGCAAGGAGTCGCTCTTCCTCGGGGCGCCCCGCGCCACCGCGCTCCGCCCCCGGGCCCGCACCCTCGGCGGCGGCGACACCCACCTCGTCCCCCGGGCCGGAGCCCCCGCCACCACCCCCGCGGCCCCCGGCGGCGCCCGCCCGCCTCGGGACGCGCTCGCCCCGCGGCCCCGCGGCCGCTGTCTCCTGCGCGCCCCCGAAGGGCTGCTGAGACGCGCGCTGCGGGCCCGGAGGAGGGGCGGCCTGGCCCGCGCCCGCTCCGTGTCCAGCGGGGACGGCGACGAGGACGAGGAGCGCGCCGCCGGCTC CTTCGTCCTGCAGCCGCCCGGCCCGACCCGGCCGCAGCGCGGCGCCGTGGTGCGGCGGAGCCGCCAGGCCGCCTTCGAGCAGGACTTGTGCCTGGACGGGCTCTCGGAGGACGAGGTGCGCCGCCTGGCCGTGCGCGTCAAGGCCGAGCGCAAGGGCCGCGGCCTGGAGCGGGGCCGCCGGCTGGGCCAGGGCGAGCTGCTGCTGGGCCCCCTGCTGCTCCTCTGA